The Methanococcoides methylutens MM1 genome has a window encoding:
- a CDS encoding inorganic phosphate transporter, with amino-acid sequence MIIALAAIASAIFMGINIGGNNAAAAMGPAYGARARTKKQAVILIAIFSLLGALISGEEVIRTLGEGIIPGNTITITAAIIATSAAAISLFIGNILKVPISASQSAVGAIVGIGIFYGILDTQLLSEIVGWWIATPILAFVLAYLSGKYIHPRMVVWLVEHESEAQIRSTIGKLLTVTGCYVAYSAGANNAANAVGPLVGAGFVDATTGAVIGGLTLGIGAIVIGGRVLQTVGTDIAEICTIRAIFIEVIVAIIVHVASHYGIPVALGQLVPAAVIGIGCANKGMATMKNRMVRRIVVMWVISPLVAGLMAYTAISLVS; translated from the coding sequence TGCGATCTTCATGGGGATCAACATCGGCGGGAACAATGCAGCTGCTGCCATGGGTCCAGCATATGGTGCAAGGGCCCGTACTAAAAAGCAGGCAGTGATATTGATAGCAATATTTTCCCTTCTCGGTGCCCTGATCAGTGGTGAAGAGGTCATCAGGACCCTTGGCGAAGGAATCATTCCAGGTAATACAATTACCATCACAGCAGCGATCATTGCAACAAGTGCAGCCGCCATCAGCCTGTTCATAGGGAACATACTAAAGGTCCCGATATCAGCAAGCCAGTCAGCAGTAGGTGCTATTGTAGGAATAGGAATATTCTACGGGATACTCGATACCCAACTGCTTTCAGAGATAGTAGGATGGTGGATCGCTACCCCGATACTTGCATTCGTTCTGGCTTATCTTTCCGGCAAATACATCCATCCAAGAATGGTGGTATGGCTTGTGGAACATGAATCGGAAGCACAGATAAGGAGCACTATCGGAAAGCTCCTGACGGTGACCGGTTGTTATGTTGCCTATTCGGCAGGTGCGAACAATGCTGCCAATGCTGTCGGTCCTCTCGTAGGAGCGGGATTTGTGGACGCGACAACAGGAGCTGTTATCGGAGGTCTTACGCTTGGCATTGGAGCTATAGTGATAGGAGGTCGTGTCCTCCAGACCGTCGGGACGGATATAGCAGAGATCTGTACCATACGTGCGATCTTCATCGAAGTGATCGTGGCAATCATCGTACATGTTGCATCCCATTACGGTATCCCTGTGGCACTCGGGCAGCTGGTACCGGCAGCAGTTATAGGAATCGGATGTGCTAATAAAGGCATGGCTACGATGAAGAATAGGATGGTAAGACGAATTGTGGTAATGTGGGTAATATCGCCACTGGTAGCAGGTCTGATGGCATATACTGCCATCAGCCTTGTTTCCTGA